A genome region from Geobacter pickeringii includes the following:
- a CDS encoding 4Fe-4S dicluster domain-containing protein has protein sequence MAKIKKKVRTITVNADKCNGCRTCEIMCSAFHAVPPYSSNNPARSRIQVITNRLEDIWMPVFAGEYTESECMGRNKYIIDGKEYNECDSCRAACPSRDLFKEPDSGLPLKCDMCDGEEQPVCVKWCLVDALVYEEREVEVDEKDVKETMTEMEVGLESLVSKHGFQKVMDTVARLSKKG, from the coding sequence ATGGCCAAAATTAAGAAGAAAGTCAGGACAATCACGGTTAATGCCGACAAGTGCAACGGCTGCCGGACCTGTGAGATCATGTGCTCCGCCTTCCACGCGGTTCCGCCCTACAGCAGCAACAACCCGGCACGGTCACGCATCCAGGTTATCACCAACCGGTTAGAGGACATCTGGATGCCGGTCTTTGCCGGCGAGTACACCGAATCCGAGTGCATGGGGCGGAACAAGTACATCATTGATGGCAAGGAATACAACGAGTGCGACTCCTGCCGTGCCGCCTGCCCCTCCCGGGACCTGTTCAAAGAACCCGATTCCGGTCTTCCCCTCAAATGCGACATGTGTGACGGCGAGGAGCAGCCGGTATGTGTCAAGTGGTGCCTGGTTGATGCGCTGGTCTACGAAGAGCGGGAAGTGGAAGTGGACGAGAAGGACGTAAAGGAGACGATGACCGAGATGGAAGTCGGTCTGGAATCGCTGGTGAGCAAACATGGCTTCCAGAAAGTAATGGACACTGTCGCCCGATTGTCGAAGAAGGGCTAG